A portion of the Meriones unguiculatus strain TT.TT164.6M chromosome 11, Bangor_MerUng_6.1, whole genome shotgun sequence genome contains these proteins:
- the Paqr4 gene encoding progestin and adipoQ receptor family member 4 produces MAFLTGPRLLDWASSPPHLQFNKFVLTGYRPASSGSGCLRSLFYLHNELGNIYTHGLALLGFLVLVPMTMPWSQLGKDGWLGGTHCVACLAPPAASVLYHLFMCHQGGSAVYTRLLALDMCGVCLVNTLGALPIIHCTLACRPWLRPAALMGYTALSGVAGWRALTAPSTSARLRAFGWQAGARLLVFGARGVGLGSGAPGSLPCYLRMDALALLGGLVNVARLPERWRPGRFDYWGNSHQIMHLLSVGSILQLHAGVVPDLLWAAHHACPPD; encoded by the exons ATGGCGTTCCTGACCGGGCCGCGCCTTCTGGATTGGGCTAGCTCGCCGCCGCACCTGCAGTTCAATAAGTTCGTGCTGACCGGCTACCGGCCGGCCAGCAGCGGCTCGGGCTGCCTGCGCAGTCTCTTCTACCTGCACAACGAGCTGGGCAACATCTACACCCACG GGCTAGCCCTGTTGGGCTTCCTGGTGCTGGTGCCAATGACCATGCCCTGGAGTCAGCTGGGCAAGGACGGCTGGCTAGGAGGCACACATTGTGTGGCCTGCCTGGCCCCCCCTGCAGCCTCCGTGCTGTATCACCTCTTCATGTGCCACCAAGGAGGCAGTGCTGTGTACACCCGGCTCCTTGCTCTGGATATGTGTGGAGTCTGCCTTGTCAACACCCTTG gggCCCTGCCCATCATCCACTGTACTCTGGCTTGCAGACCCTGGCTTCGTCCAGCTGCCCTGATGGGTTACACTGCACTTTCAGGGGTAGCCGGCTGGAGGGCCCTCACTGCCCCTTCCACCAGTGCCCGGCTTCGAGCCTTTGGTTGGCAGGCCGGGGCCCGCCTGCTGGTGTTTGGGGCACGTGGAGTGGGGCTGGGCTCAGGGGCCCCAGGCTCCCTGCCCTGCTACCTGCGCATGGATGCCTTGGCACTGCTTGGAGGGCTGGTGAATGTGGCGCGTCTGCCAGAGCGGTGGCGGCCCGGTCGCTTTGACTACTGGGGCAACTCTCACCAGATCATGCATCTGCTCAGCGTGGGTTCCATTCTCCAGCTTCACGCTGGTGTCGTACCCGACCTGCTCTGGGCTGCCCACCATGCCTGCCCCCCAGACTGA
- the Pkmyt1 gene encoding membrane-associated tyrosine- and threonine-specific cdc2-inhibitory kinase isoform X1 yields the protein MSMPTEGTPPPLSGTPIPVPAYFRHAEPGFSLKRPGGLSRSLPPRPPAKGSVPVSRLFPPRTPGWHQPRPRRVSFLGETSETLQSPGYDPSRPESFFQQNFQRLSRLGHGSYGEVFKVRSKEDGRLYAVKRSMSPFRGPKDRSRKLAEVGGHEKVGQHPHCVRLERAWEEGGTLYLQTELCGPSLQQHCEAWGASLPEAQVWGYLRDTLLALDHLHSQGLVHLDVKPANIFLGPRGRCKLGDFGLLVELGSTGAGEAQEGDPRYMAPELLQGSYGTAADVFSLGLTILEVACNMELPHGGEGWQQLRQGYLPPEFTAGLSSELRSVLTMMLEPDPQLRATAKALLALPMLRQPRPWNTLWYMAAEALSRGWALWQALITLLCWLWHGLAHPASWLQPPGPPATPPGSPPCSPLLDSSLSSSWEDDSIGPSLSPETILSRITRRTSTPRGRYIPRDTLDLTDMDSEPPRGPCPTFEPRNLLSLFEDSLDPA from the exons ATGTCCATGCCCACTGAGGGCACCCCACCACCCCTAAGTGGTACCCCCATCCCAGTTCCAGCTTACTTCCGACATGCAGAGCCTGGTTTCTCCCTCAAGAGACCTGGGGGCCTCAGCCGGAGCCTTCCACCTCGGCCCCCTGCCAAGGGCAGCGTCCCCGTCAGCCGTCTATTCCCTCCTCGGACCCCAGGCTGGCACCAACCCCGGCCTCGGAGGGTGTCATTCCTGGGTGAGACCTCAGAGACCCTTCAGAGTCCTGGGTATGACCCGAGCCGGCCAGAGTCCTTCTTTCAGCAGAACTTCCAGAGGCTCAGCCGCTTGGGTCATGGCTCCTATGGAGAGGTCTTCAAG GTGCGCTCCAAAGAAGATGGCCGACTCTACGCTGTGAAGCGCTCCATGTCACCGTTCCGAGGCCCCAAAGACCGGAGCCGTAAGCTGGCTGAGGTAGGCGGCCACGAGAAGGTGGGGCAGCACCCACACTGTGTGAGACTGGAGAGGGCCTGGGAGGAGGGCGGCACCCTGTACCTGCAGACGGAGCTCTGCGGGCCCAGCCTGCAGCAACACTGTGAAGCCTGGGGGGCCAGTCTGCCAGAAGCCCAGGTCTGGGGCTACTTGCGGGACACTCTTCTGGCTCTGGACCACCTACATAGTCAAGGCCTAGTTCACCTTGATGTCAAGCCTGCCAACATCTTCTTGGGGCCCCGGGGCCGCTGCAAACTGGGTGACTTTGGACTACTGGTGGAGCTGGGTTCAACTGGCGCTGGTGAGGCCCAGGAGGGAGACCCTCGCTACATGGCGCCGGAACTGCTGCAGGGCTCCTACGGGACAGCGGCAGATGTGTTCAG TTTGGGTCTTACTATCTTGGAAGTGGCCTGCAACATGGAACTGCCCCATGGTGGGGAGGGCTGGCAGCAGCTGCGCCAGGGATACTTGCCCCCTGAGTTCACTGCTG GTCTGTCTTCTGAGCTGCGTTCTGTCCTCACCATGATGTTAGAGCCTGACCCCCAGCTGAGAGCCACAGCTAAGGCCCTGCTGGCCCTGCCCATGCTGAGGCAGCCACGTCCCTGGAACACTCTGTGGTACATGGCTGCAGAAGCCCTGAGTCGAGGCTGGGCCCTGTGGCAG GCCTTGATCACTCTGCTGTGCTGGCTCTGGCATGGCCTGGCTCATCCTGCCAGTTGGCTGCAGCCTCCAGGCCCACCAGCCACACCACCTGGCTCTCCACCTTGCAGCCCCCTCCTGGACAGCAGTCTCTCCAGCAGCTGGGAGGATGACAGCATAGG TCCCTCACTCTCCCCAGAGACCATCCTGTCCCGGATCACAAGGAGAACCTCTACCCCTCGGGGCAGGTACATACCAAG GGATACCCTGGACCTAACTGACATGGATTCAGAGCCTCCCAGAGGTCCCTGCCCCACCTTTGAGCCAAGGAACCTCCTCAGCTTGTTTGAGGACTCGCTAGACCCAGCCTGA
- the Pkmyt1 gene encoding membrane-associated tyrosine- and threonine-specific cdc2-inhibitory kinase isoform X2 encodes MSMPTEGTPPPLSGTPIPVPAYFRHAEPGFSLKRPGGLSRSLPPRPPAKGSVPVSRLFPPRTPGWHQPRPRRVSFLGETSETLQSPGYDPSRPESFFQQNFQRLSRLGHGSYGEVFKVRSKEDGRLYAVKRSMSPFRGPKDRSRKLAEVGGHEKVGQHPHCVRLERAWEEGGTLYLQTELCGPSLQQHCEAWGASLPEAQVWGYLRDTLLALDHLHSQGLVHLDVKPANIFLGPRGRCKLGDFGLLVELGSTGAGEAQEGDPRYMAPELLQGSYGTAADVFSLGLTILEVACNMELPHGGEGWQQLRQGYLPPEFTAGLSSELRSVLTMMLEPDPQLRATAKALLALPMLRQPRPWNTLWYMAAEALSRGWALWQSLTLPRDHPVPDHKENLYPSGQVHTKGYPGPN; translated from the exons ATGTCCATGCCCACTGAGGGCACCCCACCACCCCTAAGTGGTACCCCCATCCCAGTTCCAGCTTACTTCCGACATGCAGAGCCTGGTTTCTCCCTCAAGAGACCTGGGGGCCTCAGCCGGAGCCTTCCACCTCGGCCCCCTGCCAAGGGCAGCGTCCCCGTCAGCCGTCTATTCCCTCCTCGGACCCCAGGCTGGCACCAACCCCGGCCTCGGAGGGTGTCATTCCTGGGTGAGACCTCAGAGACCCTTCAGAGTCCTGGGTATGACCCGAGCCGGCCAGAGTCCTTCTTTCAGCAGAACTTCCAGAGGCTCAGCCGCTTGGGTCATGGCTCCTATGGAGAGGTCTTCAAG GTGCGCTCCAAAGAAGATGGCCGACTCTACGCTGTGAAGCGCTCCATGTCACCGTTCCGAGGCCCCAAAGACCGGAGCCGTAAGCTGGCTGAGGTAGGCGGCCACGAGAAGGTGGGGCAGCACCCACACTGTGTGAGACTGGAGAGGGCCTGGGAGGAGGGCGGCACCCTGTACCTGCAGACGGAGCTCTGCGGGCCCAGCCTGCAGCAACACTGTGAAGCCTGGGGGGCCAGTCTGCCAGAAGCCCAGGTCTGGGGCTACTTGCGGGACACTCTTCTGGCTCTGGACCACCTACATAGTCAAGGCCTAGTTCACCTTGATGTCAAGCCTGCCAACATCTTCTTGGGGCCCCGGGGCCGCTGCAAACTGGGTGACTTTGGACTACTGGTGGAGCTGGGTTCAACTGGCGCTGGTGAGGCCCAGGAGGGAGACCCTCGCTACATGGCGCCGGAACTGCTGCAGGGCTCCTACGGGACAGCGGCAGATGTGTTCAG TTTGGGTCTTACTATCTTGGAAGTGGCCTGCAACATGGAACTGCCCCATGGTGGGGAGGGCTGGCAGCAGCTGCGCCAGGGATACTTGCCCCCTGAGTTCACTGCTG GTCTGTCTTCTGAGCTGCGTTCTGTCCTCACCATGATGTTAGAGCCTGACCCCCAGCTGAGAGCCACAGCTAAGGCCCTGCTGGCCCTGCCCATGCTGAGGCAGCCACGTCCCTGGAACACTCTGTGGTACATGGCTGCAGAAGCCCTGAGTCGAGGCTGGGCCCTGTGGCAG TCCCTCACTCTCCCCAGAGACCATCCTGTCCCGGATCACAAGGAGAACCTCTACCCCTCGGGGCAGGTACATACCAAG GGATACCCTGGACCTAACTGA
- the Pkmyt1 gene encoding membrane-associated tyrosine- and threonine-specific cdc2-inhibitory kinase isoform X3 — protein MSMPTEGTPPPLSGTPIPVPAYFRHAEPGFSLKRPGGLSRSLPPRPPAKGSVPVSRLFPPRTPGWHQPRPRRVSFLGETSETLQSPGYDPSRPESFFQQNFQRLSRLGHGSYGEVFKVRSKEDGRLYAVKRSMSPFRGPKDRSRKLAEVGGHEKVGQHPHCVRLERAWEEGGTLYLQTELCGPSLQQHCEAWGASLPEAQVWGYLRDTLLALDHLHSQGLVHLDVKPANIFLGPRGRCKLGDFGLLVELGSTGAGEAQEGDPRYMAPELLQGSYGTAADVFSLGLTILEVACNMELPHGGEGWQQLRQGYLPPEFTAGLSSELRSVLTMMLEPDPQLRATAKALLALPMLRQPRPWNTLWYMAAEALSRGWALWQSLTLPRDHPVPDHKENLYPSGQVHTKVR, from the exons ATGTCCATGCCCACTGAGGGCACCCCACCACCCCTAAGTGGTACCCCCATCCCAGTTCCAGCTTACTTCCGACATGCAGAGCCTGGTTTCTCCCTCAAGAGACCTGGGGGCCTCAGCCGGAGCCTTCCACCTCGGCCCCCTGCCAAGGGCAGCGTCCCCGTCAGCCGTCTATTCCCTCCTCGGACCCCAGGCTGGCACCAACCCCGGCCTCGGAGGGTGTCATTCCTGGGTGAGACCTCAGAGACCCTTCAGAGTCCTGGGTATGACCCGAGCCGGCCAGAGTCCTTCTTTCAGCAGAACTTCCAGAGGCTCAGCCGCTTGGGTCATGGCTCCTATGGAGAGGTCTTCAAG GTGCGCTCCAAAGAAGATGGCCGACTCTACGCTGTGAAGCGCTCCATGTCACCGTTCCGAGGCCCCAAAGACCGGAGCCGTAAGCTGGCTGAGGTAGGCGGCCACGAGAAGGTGGGGCAGCACCCACACTGTGTGAGACTGGAGAGGGCCTGGGAGGAGGGCGGCACCCTGTACCTGCAGACGGAGCTCTGCGGGCCCAGCCTGCAGCAACACTGTGAAGCCTGGGGGGCCAGTCTGCCAGAAGCCCAGGTCTGGGGCTACTTGCGGGACACTCTTCTGGCTCTGGACCACCTACATAGTCAAGGCCTAGTTCACCTTGATGTCAAGCCTGCCAACATCTTCTTGGGGCCCCGGGGCCGCTGCAAACTGGGTGACTTTGGACTACTGGTGGAGCTGGGTTCAACTGGCGCTGGTGAGGCCCAGGAGGGAGACCCTCGCTACATGGCGCCGGAACTGCTGCAGGGCTCCTACGGGACAGCGGCAGATGTGTTCAG TTTGGGTCTTACTATCTTGGAAGTGGCCTGCAACATGGAACTGCCCCATGGTGGGGAGGGCTGGCAGCAGCTGCGCCAGGGATACTTGCCCCCTGAGTTCACTGCTG GTCTGTCTTCTGAGCTGCGTTCTGTCCTCACCATGATGTTAGAGCCTGACCCCCAGCTGAGAGCCACAGCTAAGGCCCTGCTGGCCCTGCCCATGCTGAGGCAGCCACGTCCCTGGAACACTCTGTGGTACATGGCTGCAGAAGCCCTGAGTCGAGGCTGGGCCCTGTGGCAG TCCCTCACTCTCCCCAGAGACCATCCTGTCCCGGATCACAAGGAGAACCTCTACCCCTCGGGGCAGGTACATACCAAGGTGAGGTGA